TTAGCTTAATTGCATTGCAATACCAATTCTTATGTACATATCTATCCGTTCAATAGTTGAGTACATGGTATCTTTGAGTGCGATCTTCATGACACATACAAACATGGGATTGAACCCGTGAACTCACCACGAGGCATCAAATACTTTGCCCTACGGCAACCTAAGATATTCATTGATGTTGCAGGCGCGCCCAGAAGATCTCCAAATAGAGACATTCTCAACaacgtcagcagcgcacacaatGAAAACGTTACTTTGGTATTTTACGCCATCGCCTATCCAACGCCACAATTTTCTTGGCACAAGTGTGCTCCAACCTGTACACAAATTACCGATGGAATGAAGTATAAGATTGTTTCTGAGGACTTGGTATCGAATCTAACCGTGCTCAACATTCAGCAGTCTGACTATGGAAGCTATCAAGTTGTCGTCAGTAACACCATTGGTACAGCCTGGATCGAGCATTATAACATCCTTCGTCAAGGTAATCAAATTCCCTCGCAGTTTTTACTTCCCTTAGAATGTTTAATGCAGGCACTGACTGCGTTAACAAGTAATCTCCTACATGATCCGGAAGGATTGTTAGCTTCGTTACTTTTTCATGTGACATGCAAATCCATGTCAAAGTGCCTTCATAACGGATCTGTTCAAATATGATTTACAGTCAGAAATGATAATTAAGATAAACCATACGAACGTTAAATCATACAAAATGGCAATACATTTTCAATCGACCATCATAACGCGCTTAGcaatgaaggcagggatttgttAGTGTTCTGCTTGGAATGCGTCGAATCTCTGGGCGAATGTTTATGGCACTTGAGTAAGATTTGAaacataatatttgctattaacGTGAATAtcaattatacaaaatataaacaacagtTGCATACATCCCTTTTAATATGTTGTGATTATGGTGCTCACATCCAAGGAAcacttattatttatattgtttatatattactAGTACTTGTACATGACGGcgaattttaatttgtattatgattatagtttatgttatgtttttacaTTAGAAAAGGTTTCATATATTACAGCTAAACCGAGCGTGCCGGGATACTTCCATTACACACAACACTTGCAAAATCAAACAACAGTGACTTTTTACTGGCTACCTGGAGATAACGGAGGATCTGTGCAGACATTTATTATCGAATACAAAACAACTGGCTCGCAAGTATGGGAGCAACTTTCTGTTGTGGAGAACACATCAACGCCACTGATGAATGCCAGCGTTGACAACCTAAGCACTGGAACGGAATATCAAGCAAGGATATTTGCTAGAAACAAGTTTGGAGCATCATATGCTACTGACACAATAACCTTTTTAACACCAGGTAAATAATATCGtgtcataaaaaatgtttgtaatacaaCTTGCGATAAATAACGCACGTGTTGAATTTAATAAAACATCAACACCTTAGAAAAACGAATTATAAGTCATCGCGCACTTCCTGTTTCAGCCAGCACCACAAGAGCCACTCATCAATCGCTGTCCCAGGTTGGGTGTATTGTTGGGGCAGTTGTGCCGGGGATTTTGCTTGTTGGCTTCATTTCGGTTCTTATTTTCTTGCGTCTTACTAACCACATCCACTTCACGAAGAAaggtttgtttcaaaatattgcaatatttatggTATTCAAGTAAGGTGTATGTCATGTAAGCAAGAAGTTTCGTTGTTTATTTGTGCATGTAAATAACCTTATTTATGGTATTCATGAACTATTGTCCGTTTATTTCAattcatataaaaaacaatttactCAAGGAAAAGTTAGCCATCAGGCAGTTAACGAAGATGTAAGCAACAtaatcaaaatagaaaacaatCAGTAACCTCTTGTAATGTTGATGACTTTGCTTATAAAAGATTATAACTGCATTTGTCATTATAGTTATGTAGTTAAGAGGGTTAGACCTAATAAATATTGTATCATGCTCGTAGGGTGATTGTTACTGTATTATTAAGTAATACTTAAATCATTTTTTCCAtacttgtttgtatttttcggacAATAGTATTTACcggtttaaaatatttgtatttcgtAACCGCTTTTTGAATTGTGTTATACCAttcaaagaaataaaattaatatcaagGCAGTCTAAATTGTATTCAACAAAGCAAACGCCTTTATGCTGGTAGCCTAAAACGTATGCGACTGTCGTCTGGGCTAATGTTATGTATGGCGCATACGCAACACAATCCGAATTCAGCGCTCATGTTTCAGGATGTATTTGAACGTTCTTCTGAAATTGaagatttataatattttgtttacagaCAATGTCCACAGATCATAAATTTTTATTCTTATACTGACTAAATTTAGTTATAAAGCATTACTTTATTTAAATTGCGATTCACAAAACGTCTTAAAATACTTTAGTCAACGTGCAAAAGACGGTGTTTGAAGTTCCCCACATGCTAGTGATATCTTAATATTCGCAAACATCAAAAA
This is a stretch of genomic DNA from Dreissena polymorpha isolate Duluth1 chromosome 7, UMN_Dpol_1.0, whole genome shotgun sequence. It encodes these proteins:
- the LOC127839728 gene encoding cell adhesion molecule DSCAML1-like; translation: MKYKIVSEDLVSNLTVLNIQQSDYGSYQVVVSNTIGTAWIEHYNILRQAKPSVPGYFHYTQHLQNQTTVTFYWLPGDNGGSVQTFIIEYKTTGSQVWEQLSVVENTSTPLMNASVDNLSTGTEYQARIFARNKFGASYATDTITFLTPASTTRATHQSLSQVGCIVGAVVPGILLVGFISVLIFLRLTNHIHFTKKGVHEGLATASTTKTAAADDPANVTMAHYEALSEYINIE